A segment of the Cricetulus griseus strain 17A/GY chromosome 6, alternate assembly CriGri-PICRH-1.0, whole genome shotgun sequence genome:
GTGGGCATGGGTGGGATAGGGTGGAGTGAGACGGGGTGGAGCGCGACGGCTGGGGCCCGAGCGTGGGAGGCAGACATGGAGCCTGATGGGCCGTGTGCACATGGCTGCACAGAGCAGCGAGGCACAAAGAGAGGTTGCTCTGCCCTGCAGACCTCGAGTGTCGCACCgggttttgggggagggggggctgagCCTATGGAAACCTGTGCGCTGACCCCGGTTTTGATCAGCTCTTGGCCATGCCAGCTCAGACCACCGCCCTTAGCGTCGTGCACCCAGCCAGGGATTTAGAATGTGGAATTGTGGCCTGCTGTAGCAAGTCCCGCTAGAGCCTTTTGCGGGTGCTGGAGGGATGCTGAGACGTGGTCTCActacagagcccaggctggcctggaacgctGGCTCTGTCTTCTGCACCTTGGTGAGAGCCTGTGTCCGCTAGGCCTCAGCCCCTGCGCACCCCACGAAGATTGCACGCTCTCTTTCCATCAGGGGACGTCACCATGGCTGCTGCTGAGGTCCCTGTCCCTTCTGAGCATTTCACCCAAATCAAAGAGCAGAAGTTGAAGCCTGGAGAcctggaagaggaaaaggaggagggtggGGTACAAAGAATGGAAGCCCAGGAGGGTGCTGTCGAGGCGGAGGCCGTGCCCTGTCAGCTTCTGGATGCAGCAGCCGGGCTCCAGaaagaccagcctgagctgccTTTGTGGGTCCCGGCGGTGGAGAGCGATAGGCGGGTCCTGACCCTGCAGACGGTGCACCTGACCTCCCAGGATGTGCAGCTGCAGGGGCTGGGGTGGCTGAGCGTGCCCCACTCGGAGTTCCCGGTGACGATACCACAAGAGGAGAGCTTCCTGCCATTGCCATCCGTGCTGTGGCTGGAACAAGAGTCCCAGCCCAGCCTCCAGCACTGCATGACCGTCAGTATCCCGGAGGAGCTGTACCAGCCTGAGGACGTCGGGCTGACACATTTTCAACTGCTGCAGCAGAGTGTGCCGGCGGCCGAGGAGGACCCAGAGTTAACGCCAAACTCGGGCGGAAGCGCAGCCCAGACGAAGGTATGGTTCACTCTCACACACCGGTGCCTTGTGGGAAAGAGGAAGGTAAAACTGATTTTTCCGAGATCGAGGCTTTGGGCGATATTACGTATGGACAAGATATTTTGATGCAGTAAGAAtaatgagagatctttccatataCGTATTTATAAGTATGAAGCTTACCATAtgttaacacacacatatatagtatgtgtattatatgtaatACATAGAGTATTTTAAAAGTCACAGGAAACAATGCTTTTATTAATGTAAGGTGCGTTGTGTTTGAAAAACAGAAGTCTTATGGCCTTACCCAGTTGGTACGgtgcttgcctgcatgcatgaAGCCTGGCTTTCGTGCCCAGAACCTTATACACCTGGCTTGATGGTACACAATGGGCATTctgatgtggaggcaggaggcgaAGAGGTTCAGGGCCCTCCTCAGGTACATAGGGAGCGTGAGGCTGGCTTGACTACAGACGCTGTAAGAACCACCACCAGCGACAAAGATCAAGTCACCACAGAAACCCAGATGCTAAGTGAACGAAGGCTTAATTGCAATCATTTGGTGGCCATGAGTGGTCTTCACGTGTCagcttttccttctgtggtctgtgGTTTGCCAGCATGAAGAATTCTATTAGACTGTAGCTAACCATGTTGCCTCTGATTGCTCGTTTTTTTTACTTATCAGTTTGAAGACGAGGAGCAGGACCAGCTGTTACCCGAGGCGGGAGAACCAGATACGAAAGAAGAAGAGAAGTTCCTTTTTGTGGAAATGACACCAAACGATGAAAAGAGAGATGAGATCGTTCTGACCATTTCCCATCTgagcctggaagagcagcaagatcAATCAGCGCCAAAGCAGACCAGTGCGCCGAACGCTGAGACCACCAAACCTCCAGAGAGGGGCAAAGGTTAGGCTGGTGGCTTGCACAAGACCCTGGGGGACCCCTTGCTTCTCTTGTGGGAAGGTGGCAATTATTGAAGTTAGCTTTTGAAAGTCCCTTTCGGAACATCAAGAAATGGAAGGAATGTTTTCTTccagggcagggtttctctgtgtagctttgtagaccaggctggcctcaaactctcattAGATccgcccgtctctgcctcccaaggtgtgTGTCAGCATCACCAACAGGAATTTTAAACTGATGTTCTATAGTGTAACTCAAAcccaaaaggtttttttttttatttcattttgcacaCAAACATTTTAAAGGCAGTTTTTCATGTTCCAAAAAGCCTTATGCACATAAATCACAGGGCAGGCCCTTGACTCTGCTTTCTGGCTTGAAGTTCCTTGGGAGTGGTAGGTGGGGGCAGGTGATTACATGCAGGGCAGCAGAGAGCCCTGCCCTGTAGAAGAGAAAAGACAAGGCAATGGGACTGGGGATCCTTTCCTGCAGAAGGCTAGAGGCTAGGAAAGGGTGCGAGCAAAATTGGGGgccaaaaagaaagacagagtgagACTGGGGGCCAGGAAGAAGGACTGAGCCAGGCTGGGGGCTATGGTGGAGAATGAAGCCAGCCTAAGAGTAGCAGAAAGATGCCCTCCTGTGTGGGCATCCATGGCCCTGTCAGGGCCCTCACTTAGTCTGTGGAGGTCTCATAATAACAGCACAATAGATGCCATCCTAGCAGCCCACAGGAAGATTTTGACTCATGGTGGTTTAATGGACTGCTGTTTTAAAGTAATTTCTCGCTTATTTAAGTCAAGACATTTTATCCCATTATCTCAATTTCGAGATGACTTCTTGAAAGTCCTCTCTGACTGGAATTGTAGCTCAGTGGCTCAGCTCTTGGACTCCATCCCCAGTCctccaaaacaagcaaacaaacaccatTAAAAAGTCACTCTGTGACAGCACACAGTATCTTTCTCTGCTAGTAGCTCATGGCCAGGGTGGGAAGGAGGTGATGCAGCTTACAAAGGAACCAGCCACCCTTCAGCACTTCAGTTCCCTTCTAAGTGGCCAGGGTCATCCCTGTAGGTTTCTGCTCTGGGGGTGGAGTTTGGGCTCTTTGCCTATGGCAGCTTCTCATATAGTCAGTCCTGAGGCTATAGCTTCAAATTTCTCTCCTAGCTTGCATTTcagtttttaatgtatttgtaaTCCCATGCAGCCATCACCACTCTAATTCCAAAACATTTTTATCACTGCCCCCAAGAAGAAATCTCTATCATTTAGTTACTTTCCATCCCTGGTCTCTTGGCCCTGGGAACTACCAGTATACTTTTTGTGTTCTGGACGTATGGAATAATATGTCCATAATAATACTTGCAAACCATATGTCATCTGGCTCTTCATTCTCTCACTTGGTACAGTTTCAGGGTTCCTCTTACTGCTGCATATATTAGCATTTCCTTTTTAACAGCTGGCTAGTATTCTATTGCATGGGCGTCCTAcaattatttatccattcatccttTGCTGgatgttttggtgtgtgtgtgtgtgtgtgtgtgtgtgtgtgtgtgtgtgtgtgtgtgtgtgcatgtccatgaATGCATGTGGAAACCCCATAGGAAGAGATCACAGAATATCTGCTTATCACCCTCTGTGGAGACTGGCTCTCTGGCTGAACGTGAAGCTAGGCTGgaggccagcaagctccagcaatcctcctgtctccaactcccacAGCACTAGAGTTAAAGGCATGGGAGGCCAATCCTGGCTTTTTACTCGGGTGCCGGGGATTTGAGCCTGGGTCGTCGAGCTTGCATAGAAAGCAGTCTTCCATGCTAAGTCGTCTGTCCTGACCCATGTCTAacttctgagaaactgccaaactATCTCCATAACTGACTACAGAGTCAGAGGCTCGTTACCCCACACCCTCACCAAGCAGATCTCAGTGCACTGTCCTGTCATTCTAACAGTTGTTTGTTCTAATGGTTGTTGTTCTAATGGCTGTTCTCATGGTTGCTCTGATGGTCGTTGTTCTGGTGGTTGCTCTGGTGGATGTTGTTCCAATGGTCGTTGTTCTGGTGGTCGCTCTGGTGGCACTGGGTGTGAAAAGGAATCTGACTGCTTCCATTCACGTCTTTCTGAGGCTGTTTCTCCAAGCACATATTGGCCCTCTGTGTATCATCTGAAGAGAAACACCTTCACAGCCTTGGCTGCTCGTGTGAGTGTCTGGTAGTTGTTGTCATAAGCTCAGGTTGCTCAGTGCCTTCAAACAGCAGATGGGATCACCCACAGTGCTGGAAGCTGTAAACTGCCCTCAGCCAGCTCCTCGAGAGCTTTGTCAGGGAATGGTAACGAGGCTGCACACTCCTTCACAGCTGTCTCCTGGCAGACGATGTCCTCACTTGCCTACATGACCTGGCTCTGCCAACAGGGACATCTGGTGCAGAAACCACCACCCGTGTGGCTGGTGGGCGCAGAAACGAGGCTCACCACAGAGAAACCacgttctgttttcattttagtcattttagatACAGACTTAAATAGTCACGTGTAGCTGTTGGCTGTGGTTTCATTCAGCTTCATGCCAGTTTGCCAGAGCTCCCCAGCTTGggcagaggatgctgggaagtcGCTCGGGTGTCTTCGTTTCACTCAACAGAGAGCATAGGCACTTGGGTCCATGTTTGTGGGAGATTTGCTTCTGGGGTGCCCTGCTTTGAGCAGACATTTCATCTTCTATCCTCTCTGGTCTCCACCACACTCTAAATGTTGTGACATTTCTATAAGATTGatttttttgctttattgttttcttgagacagggtttctctgtgtagccctggctgtcctggaactcactctgtagatcaggctggacttgaactcacagagatctgcctgcctctgcctcctgagtgcttggattaaaggtgtgaaccaccaccgcccagctaagattgatttatttttaatttatgtgtgtgtgtgtgcatgtatttctgtgcaccacctgtgtgcagtgcccatgaagaccagaagagggcactagatcctctggaatgggagtcacagatgtttgtgaaccCTACTGGTTCCCATTCTGGAAGATGGATTAGGGACCTAGACAGACACTTACCTCCTAATAAGATGCTCTTCATCCAGAATGGGGTGCCCCGGGGTATCGAGCCATCGCCTTATCCTGGCCTTGGCTGGAACCACTCAAGGGAGATCTTCCCAAATGAGTCACTGTGTCTTCTCCTTGTAGGAAAAACCCGAACCTTCCAGTGTGAATTCTGTCCATTCACTTCTTCCAAATTCTCGACTTTCACCCGTCACGTGAAAATTCATAACGACGAGAGACCTCACCTGTGCCACCTGTGCCTGAAGGGTTTCCGCACAGTCACCCTCCTTCGGAACCACGTCAATACTCACACAGGTGAGGCGCCCTGGGCGGGCTTCCTTCACAGATGCACCGTAAGTCTTGGTGAGGGTGCAAGGAACCCAGTGAGTTCTTCACCTGGGGCTTCACTGAGGTTTCTGCTACAGCTGGTCAACCTGGAAAATAGAAACTCCCAGAAGCTGGGGTAGAGCTCAgtggagagcacttgcctagcacatgcaGGGCCCTGGGTTCCGTCCCCCCGCCCTGCAGAAATAAAGTGAAATTGCAGAAGAGGCAGCTGATTAGATAAGTTTCCTCCCTGCGTATGGTTTAAAGAGTTTTGCCAGTATTCTCTTGGCATCTGCTAAACTCAGTTTCATTGCTCGTTCTTTGTAAAATGAGGACTCAGGCACGCTAGGCAAGTTCTCCATCACTAGACTATATCCCtagcccttttctttttattttgagacaggtctaagttgcccaggctagcatGGAACTTGTGagtctcctgtctcagcccctgAGCAGCTAGGATGATAAACTTGGGCCACCGGCCCAGCTCATTGGTCTTTCAATCTCTTATTGCTGTTCATTCCGGTTTTATAGTGTCTAATGTATTAATTAAACCTTAGCATAAGTATCCATGGACCATTTACACCTTGCTCTCCAACAAGAAGGGAGGTTCCCATTGTACAAGTATTTATGCTTAGTTTTGCCCTTTTCCtccctgttttgtttctgttttttgttttggaaatagggtctcactTGTAGCTCAAGCTAATCTCTAACCACCGATCCCACTGCCtgagccttctgagtgctggggttacaagcctGCCACTCCATTTCCCGGCTTAGTtttgcccacccccacccccgccccgaGTCCGCCTTCTTGAAtttcagttaaaagcactgactgttacCCAGAGCAAAGTCTCGTACATCTGTGATATTTATAGTGCAAAGAACTTCTTAATTGCTGAACCCTTTCAGACTGCCATTTCCAAACTACAAAGTCGATGGAAGTTTTGCAGGTAAGTCTCGTCTGAAAAGTGTAAACCCCATGATTTCCCAGGAACCAGGCCCTACAAGTGCGGGGACTGTGGCATGGCATTTGTCACCAGCGGGGAACTGGTCCGGCACAGGCGTTACAAACACACTCATGAGAAGCCCTTCAAGTGCTCCATCTGCAAGTATGCCAGTGTCGAGGTGAGACCCCTTGCAGTCAGCCCTGTACAGGAGTGAGAAATCGCCACCCCGAGAGGGACACTACTCTCTCCGGTATTCAGCTACTCACCAAAGACGTTTTAAAATCTATGCCAGAGGCCACGGGCATTGTTGTCTGAATTAAATATAGAAAActggagctgggtgtggcagctcacacctataatcccagcactgtggctggaggattgctgtgagttcaaggccagcctggtctccataactgaccatcagaggacaacttgatggagtcagttctctccttctggaggattgaactcaagactgTCAGGCTTGTCGGCAAGTACCTTTACCGGTCACGCCATCTCACCACCCCCAAACAGTATTTAtctagatttgtttttattatttttcaactgAGATgggtggtgtgtgcatgtgagtgtgggtTCCTGAGACGACCAAGAGAGACACATGGATTCCgtggagctggagctgcagtGGTTGGGAAGCCGTTTGACAGCAGTACTGGGGGcaggacctgggtcctctgcaagggtgATCGATCAACacatgctcttagctgctgaaccatctcttcgcCCACCCCCAGCAACATTTAAAAGTACATAGATTATATAGTAGTTATGGTCAAAAAAtaaccctggggctggagagatggtcagcagttatgagcaccggctactcttgcagagggtctggtttgattcccagcacccacgtggtggctcgcaaccagatgcctgtaactccagttccaaagcatCCGATGCCCTCTCCGGCCTCTGGGCACCAGACACTCCTGTggcgcacagacatacatgagggCAAACACTCGAatgcacaaaatgaaaatttaagaataggagagagagagagaaaactcagACTTGTTGAAAAGGCCTTTCTAGTATTTTATGTCACTGTCAGGGGCACAAACCAGAATGTCCCTTCTAGTACAGAACTTGGGAATTTGGGCTGAAGTTTTGAGCTGAGCTGTGCCCCAGCACCACAAGGCAGCAGCTTGAAGACATAACCCTGTCCCAACTCATGGCACCACTAGAGACTCAGATGGAATTTAGCTGCCTGCTCTGCTcatgtgcgcacgtgtgtgtatatgtgtgtatgtgtctgtgtgtgagtgtgtgtgagtgtgtgtgtgagtgtgagagtgtgagtgtgtgagtgtgtgtgtgtgagtgtgtgtgagtgtgtgagtgtgtgtgagtgtggtttgGACCCAGGGCCTCCAACATGCTAGGTGACTGTTCTACCACTGACTTATGTCCTcagctatttcttcttttttgagacacggtctcactaagttgcccatgctggccttgaactcattctgcagCTTAGGCagtccttgaacttgaaatcctcctacctcagcttcctgagtagctgggatgcCGGGCCTGCACTGCCTGCCATCAGGCCCTTCGGTGAAACAAGTCTGTGTGCGTGCGGCGTCCCCTTTTCAGGCCCATTTTCAGCAGTCCCTGCCCAAGGCTCCATTTCGTGTGAGGAAGAGGCTGCATCCTGGTGGAGGGTTAAGCAGGGACTCCCAACAGGAACTAAGCTAAAGGGGACAGCGAAAGCTCAAACTCAGCAGTGACGCAAGTGTGTTTCATAAATCGGGGTACTTCACAGACGGGCCAGAATCCGATTCCAAGAACCTCTTTCCGCTgtggctatttttaaaaagagctttcCTATCTGAGGCAAAGGTTGTGGCCGCAACATGAGGTCTCAGAAGGTGTCTCTCCGACAAGGCGACTCCAAGGCTCCTCTTGGGGAAGGACTTACTATGGCGTCCCGCAAGTCTGCCCAGGCTCTCAGACCCTGCCCAGAGACAGAGCATCCATGGAGCCCCGGGGTGGCCTACGGGGCACTGCCCACTATGCCTCCGTCTTTTGATGGTATTTGCTGGCTAGCATTCAGGTAGGATGATGGGCTGTgacctccctgccccacccctttACATGTGAGAAAGCAGAGTGGACTAGACACACCAGTTTCTGATGCTTGTGCATTCTGCTGAGCCCCTTGGAGGtaagttcaaggccttcctgggcTATAGCATGAGCTCCAAGTCAGCCTGCGCAACTTAAACACGGTCTCAAAAGGTAAAAAGAAGGCTGAAGATGCATTTGGTGGTAGAGCCAAGCACGAACACCCTATGTTACCACCTTAGATCTCCTACCATTTGCCATGCTGAATCCCGAGCCATCCCACACAGAAATGGTAAAAATGCTTGTGTCTTTCCTTCCTATGATACATGGAAGATATCCCcgtatttcttctttaaaaaaaatcaagctgagCCATTATCGTGGGTCTTGCTTCGCACTGTAAGCCTTCTTCTGTTCTAAAATGTTCTTCCGGCCTAGGCGTGCCTCCTGCATTCAGGTCTGTGTGCCCTTGCTGAGCGTAAGCAGGGTGGATGTGGGACCCAAGCCTCCAGCCCAGTGTGGCCGATGGCGCCGCTCCCAGTGAAACAGTGAGAAAGGGTGGCAGTAAAGCCGGCGGCTGTGGGAATGAGGAGTCTCTTGCTGTGTCTCCTTCAGGGGCCTTCCATACCTAACagagttcattttctttccctctgtgttacttttgtttgtatttgagaTGGTGGCTCATAACATGGCCCTGGTTGGTTCAGCACTAACTTTgaggccctggctggcctggaactcactatatagccaggCTGaccctcagactcacagagattctctgtgcctctgcctcccaagtaatgaCAGCAAGGTCGGCatacagaggctgaggcagcaggatcactgtgagttggaggccagtctgaactacaaaGTGCGCCTCTGTCTCAGAAAGATCTTTAAAAGAAGTCAGTAGCAGACAGAACCAACAGGGTTAGCAGAGGGCCCGTGAGGACTCTGAGCCCCAGGTGCCCTCTGGCCGCTCTCCCTTTATCTTGTGGTTCAGCTTTCCCACCTTGGAAAGCTCTTCCGGCTCTGTTTTTTGGTTACTTAAACTTTTCTACTGTGAGTGGACAAGGGCTTGGAAATAAAGATAGAAACACATGGCACTGAGCAGCAAGCTCTGTTTCTTTTGTAAAGAGAAATTTAGTGTGAAAGTCTTCAGAGCTCTGCTCATTAACCCAGCGGACCTTGTGCACACAGCCTGTGGCAAAGGGAAGGCTCATCCACAGACTGGACAGCTCTGCTTTAGGGGACACCTGACACTGAGGTCAGGTTAATTTAtcttttcctttgctcttttgagacaaagcctctgtagcccaggttagctttgGGTTCACTGTACGACTCAGACTGTTCTccaacttgcagcaatcctcctgctttagcctccccaGAGTTGGGCttacagacatgcactaccacacctgggtTTTCCTTttgctccctctttcctttctgttcttttattttggagggggtggtgtttgagacaaggtcccctGATGTAGTCTTAGTGGCCTTGAactacagcaatcctcctgccgcAGTTTCCTGATTTCTGGGATTGCTCGTTGCTCATATCTCTCTTAGGAAGCTGGTTACCTGCAGCCCTGACCACCTCAGGTCCCCATCACGATgaccctc
Coding sequences within it:
- the Ctcfl gene encoding transcriptional repressor CTCFL, whose protein sequence is MAAAEVPVPSEHFTQIKEQKLKPGDLEEEKEEGGVQRMEAQEGAVEAEAVPCQLLDAAAGLQKDQPELPLWVPAVESDRRVLTLQTVHLTSQDVQLQGLGWLSVPHSEFPVTIPQEESFLPLPSVLWLEQESQPSLQHCMTVSIPEELYQPEDVGLTHFQLLQQSVPAAEEDPELTPNSGGSAAQTKFEDEEQDQLLPEAGEPDTKEEEKFLFVEMTPNDEKRDEIVLTISHLSLEEQQDQSAPKQTSAPNAETTKPPERGKGKTRTFQCEFCPFTSSKFSTFTRHVKIHNDERPHLCHLCLKGFRTVTLLRNHVNTHTGTRPYKCGDCGMAFVTSGELVRHRRYKHTHEKPFKCSICKYASVEASKLKRHIRSHTGERPFQCCQCTYASKDTYKLKRHMRTHSGEKPYECPTCHARFTQSGTMKIHVAQKHGENVPKHECPHCATVIARKSDLRVHLRNLHSHSPVEIKCRYCPAGFHERYALIQHQRSHKNEKKFKCKQCDYACKQERCLKAHVRTHTGEKPFSCLDCSKHFRQKQLLTVHLRKYHDPSFVPDVHLCLKCDKGFSRWSNLQRHRKKCDPEHEKLATSRKASQVMQKQTVEETPGWDNDVATQESHTSKEAQCPGELALCHHGGGGGGGGESAAGSENMDEGLTCEMLFNMMDK